The Bryobacteraceae bacterium genome includes a window with the following:
- the pckA gene encoding phosphoenolpyruvate carboxykinase [ATP]: MNVYTDIPSPALSQAALAKPSFGLENHGFHNLRRVYWNLPEPALYEEAVFRGEGWIAANGPLIVHTGKHTARAAADKFIVREPSSEDYIWWGQYNRPFTSEAFNTLMNRVLAYFQGRDVFVQDCFGGADPNYRLPVRIITEHAWQSLFARTMFIKPATLDAYKNHVPEFTVITAPGFLASPLIDNSRTETAIVLNLAQRTAIIAGTCYGGEIKKTIFTVLNALLPFEGVLPMHCSANVGPNGDAAIFFGLSGTGKTTLSADPERGLVGDDEHGWSPDGIFNFEDGCYAKVIRLSPTAEPQIYACTRRFGTILENVVFDPRTRLLDLNDDRLTENTRAAYPLSFIENAIPEKRCGHPKNVIFLTCDANGVLPPIARLTPDQAVYHFMSGYTSKIAGTEIGLGTEPQMTFSACFGGPFMVHHPYEYAKMLKANVMKYGATVWLVNTGWTGGPFGVGKRISIQHTRALLHAALAGHFENAEFHIDPVFGFEVPRHLEGVPDSLLDPASTWPNREEYMVRYRSLAARFIENFQYLAKEEHLASGLAEHGPKL; this comes from the coding sequence ATGAACGTCTACACTGACATCCCCTCGCCTGCCCTGTCGCAGGCTGCGCTGGCGAAGCCTTCCTTCGGGCTCGAAAACCACGGCTTCCACAATCTCCGGCGCGTCTATTGGAACCTCCCCGAGCCCGCCCTCTACGAAGAAGCCGTCTTCCGCGGCGAAGGCTGGATCGCCGCCAACGGTCCGCTGATCGTCCACACGGGCAAGCATACCGCCCGCGCCGCGGCCGACAAGTTCATCGTCCGCGAACCCTCCAGCGAAGACTACATCTGGTGGGGCCAGTACAACCGCCCGTTCACGTCCGAAGCGTTCAACACGCTGATGAACCGCGTGCTGGCCTACTTCCAGGGCCGCGACGTGTTCGTGCAGGATTGTTTCGGCGGCGCCGATCCCAACTACCGCCTCCCCGTGCGCATCATCACCGAGCACGCCTGGCAGTCGCTGTTCGCCCGCACGATGTTCATCAAGCCCGCCACGCTGGACGCTTACAAAAACCACGTGCCGGAGTTCACCGTCATCACCGCGCCCGGCTTCCTGGCCAGCCCGCTCATCGACAACTCGCGCACCGAAACGGCCATCGTCCTGAACCTCGCCCAGCGCACCGCCATCATCGCCGGCACCTGCTACGGCGGCGAAATCAAGAAGACCATCTTCACCGTCCTCAACGCGCTGCTGCCGTTCGAGGGCGTGCTGCCCATGCACTGCTCGGCCAACGTCGGCCCCAATGGCGACGCCGCCATCTTCTTCGGCCTCTCGGGCACCGGCAAGACGACCCTGTCGGCCGACCCCGAGCGCGGGCTCGTCGGCGATGACGAGCACGGCTGGTCGCCCGACGGCATCTTCAATTTCGAGGACGGCTGCTACGCGAAAGTCATCCGCCTGTCGCCAACGGCCGAGCCGCAGATCTACGCCTGCACGCGCCGCTTCGGCACGATCCTCGAAAACGTCGTCTTCGACCCCCGCACCCGTCTGCTCGACCTGAACGACGACCGCCTCACCGAAAACACGCGCGCTGCCTACCCGCTCTCCTTCATCGAAAACGCCATCCCCGAAAAGCGCTGCGGCCACCCGAAAAACGTGATCTTCCTCACCTGCGACGCCAACGGCGTGCTGCCCCCGATCGCGCGCCTCACCCCCGACCAGGCCGTCTACCATTTCATGAGCGGTTATACGAGCAAAATCGCCGGCACCGAGATCGGCCTGGGCACGGAACCGCAGATGACGTTTTCCGCCTGCTTCGGCGGCCCGTTCATGGTCCACCACCCGTACGAATACGCCAAAATGCTCAAGGCCAACGTCATGAAGTACGGCGCGACCGTGTGGCTCGTCAACACCGGCTGGACCGGCGGCCCCTTCGGCGTCGGCAAGCGCATCTCCATCCAGCACACGCGCGCGTTGCTGCACGCCGCGCTCGCCGGCCATTTCGAAAACGCCGAGTTCCACATCGACCCGGTGTTCGGCTTCGAGGTCCCCCGGCACCTGGAAGGCGTGCCCGATTCGCTGCTCGATCCGGCCTCCACCTGGCCCAACCGCGAGGAATACATGGTCCGCTATCGCTCGCTGGCGGCCCGCTTCATCGAGAATTTCCAGTACCTGGCCAAAGAAGAGCACCTCGCCAGCGGACTCGCCGAGCACGGGCCGAAGCTGTAG
- a CDS encoding aminotransferase, whose translation MNLSQMARTIRESVTLKLNQTAAQLREKGEPVIHLGGGEPKSKTPIDAVIACTSVLNSGDIKYTPPDGIPALKRAIIRYTEEHYGRTVRPENVVASCGAKQAIMAALIAILDPKDEVIYPVPYWVSYPEMIKLAGGVPVAVRAEDGSFCPTVDEIAAAVGSYTKAVIINSPNNPSGVMYSRDFVEGVVDLCRRKSLFLIMDDTYNRLVFDGRTPINVYDFASEDIDSSRVIVINCVSKMYAMTGFRIGWAVAARELATAMATIQGQQTSGPATPSQWAAAGALNGIQNSIDALRVTLENNRNVLMERLAAFPGIRVTKPDGAFYTFPDFSNYMKDSKKLAEFLLDKVRVVTVPGVEFGMEGHLRISFCGTIKEITEGIERIRWALDPASPNEIYIGTRRLVRDWM comes from the coding sequence ATGAACCTGAGCCAGATGGCCCGGACGATCCGGGAGTCAGTCACCCTCAAATTGAATCAGACCGCCGCGCAGCTTCGCGAGAAGGGCGAGCCGGTCATCCACCTTGGCGGAGGCGAGCCGAAGTCGAAGACTCCGATCGACGCTGTCATCGCCTGCACTTCGGTGCTGAACTCCGGCGATATCAAGTACACGCCGCCCGACGGCATCCCCGCGCTGAAGCGCGCCATCATCCGCTACACCGAGGAGCACTATGGCCGCACCGTGCGCCCGGAGAACGTCGTCGCCTCCTGCGGCGCCAAGCAGGCCATCATGGCGGCGCTCATCGCCATCCTCGATCCCAAGGATGAAGTGATTTATCCGGTCCCCTATTGGGTGAGCTACCCGGAGATGATCAAGCTCGCCGGAGGCGTCCCCGTGGCCGTGCGCGCCGAGGACGGCTCGTTCTGCCCCACGGTGGACGAGATCGCCGCGGCGGTGGGCTCTTACACGAAAGCGGTCATCATCAACAGCCCCAACAACCCCTCCGGCGTAATGTACTCGCGCGATTTCGTCGAAGGCGTCGTTGATCTGTGCCGGCGCAAGTCGCTGTTCCTGATCATGGACGACACCTACAACCGGCTCGTGTTCGACGGTCGCACGCCGATCAACGTCTACGACTTCGCCAGTGAAGACATCGACTCGTCGCGCGTCATCGTCATCAACTGCGTCTCCAAGATGTATGCGATGACCGGCTTCCGCATCGGCTGGGCGGTGGCGGCGCGCGAGCTGGCCACGGCCATGGCCACCATCCAGGGCCAGCAGACCTCGGGCCCGGCGACGCCCTCGCAATGGGCGGCGGCGGGAGCGCTCAACGGCATCCAGAATTCGATCGACGCCCTGCGCGTGACGCTCGAAAACAACCGCAACGTGCTGATGGAGCGGCTCGCCGCTTTCCCCGGCATCCGGGTCACCAAGCCCGACGGGGCGTTCTACACGTTCCCCGATTTCTCCAATTACATGAAGGATTCGAAGAAGCTGGCCGAGTTCCTGCTCGACAAGGTCCGCGTGGTCACCGTGCCGGGCGTCGAGTTCGGCATGGAGGGCCATCTCCGCATCTCCTTCTGCGGAACGATCAAGGAGATCACGGAAGGCATCGAGCGCATCCGCTGGGCGCTCGATCCCGCCTCCCCCAACGAGATTTACATCGGAACGCGCAGGCTCGTGCGCGACTGGATGTGA
- a CDS encoding molybdenum ABC transporter ATP-binding protein translates to MAFWRVPEPRRYNSRFMDAASPPIIEFENVTIHRDGTPALREVTFRIARGQHTVILGPNGSGKSTLIKALTRELYPRYPERSHLRLWGRETWHLFELRSLLGIVTNDLVNDCTRPYTALETALSGFFSSIGIWPNHKVTPEMEQRAMEALRFFDLEPLASRPLTEMSSGEVRRAVFARALVHDPKALVLDEPSNSLDVRAQHEVREAMSRLARSGVTVILVTHHLSDIIPEIRRAVLLKEGRIVFDGEKESALNPERLSALFGVPVRVQAADGLYHMW, encoded by the coding sequence ATGGCCTTCTGGCGCGTCCCGGAGCCCCGCCGGTACAATAGCCGCTTCATGGACGCCGCTTCGCCCCCCATCATCGAGTTCGAAAACGTCACCATCCACCGCGACGGCACGCCTGCGCTGCGCGAAGTGACGTTCCGGATCGCCCGCGGTCAGCACACCGTCATCCTCGGACCGAACGGAAGCGGAAAGTCCACCCTCATCAAGGCCCTCACGCGCGAGCTCTACCCCCGTTATCCCGAACGCTCGCATCTCCGCCTCTGGGGCAGGGAGACCTGGCATCTGTTCGAGCTGCGCTCGCTGCTTGGAATCGTCACCAATGATCTGGTGAACGACTGCACCCGGCCTTACACCGCGCTGGAGACGGCGCTGAGCGGGTTCTTTTCGAGCATCGGCATCTGGCCCAACCACAAGGTGACCCCGGAAATGGAGCAGCGCGCCATGGAAGCGCTCCGCTTCTTCGATCTCGAACCGCTGGCTTCACGCCCCCTGACGGAGATGTCCTCCGGCGAAGTGCGCCGCGCCGTGTTCGCCCGCGCTCTGGTGCACGATCCCAAGGCGCTCGTGCTGGACGAGCCGTCGAATTCCCTCGATGTGCGGGCGCAGCACGAAGTGCGCGAAGCCATGAGCCGCCTCGCCCGCTCCGGCGTCACGGTGATCCTCGTCACCCACCACCTGTCCGATATCATCCCGGAGATCCGCCGCGCCGTTCTGCTGAAAGAGGGCAGGATCGTCTTCGACGGAGAAAAAGAAAGCGCGCTGAACCCGGAACGGCTCAGCGCGCTGTTCGGCGTGCCCGTCCGCGTGCAGGCGGCGGACGGGCTCTATCACATGTGGTAG
- the pepA gene encoding putative cytosol aminopeptidase, translated as MEFTLTTTCSREIETPAFAMLCFSDEPPSEETAGGVLKEMYDSGEFTGKANETAVVHRPDGMKAQRLLLVGCGEKAKFTASQMRTAGGVMARALQARSIQQAAIRLKRLTNEPPMLRALVEGLITGGFEPDQYKTEKKNGGKLLERVEISCIEITPELEQALETARIVGEAQNWTRALVNEPGNVLTPRVMAERARAMAAECGLECEILDEPRMRQLGFNTLLGVAQGSAEPPVMIVLRYTPEQAAGADHLALVGKGVTFDTGGISIKPSDGMEKMKYDMAGAAAVLGAMRALARLKPPVRVTALAPCVENMPGSKAQRPGDIVKTFQGKTVEVLNTDAEGRLILADALTYAAREGCTHLVDAATLTGAIAVALGHLYAGAFSNDEAWQQRVLEAAKSAGERIWPFPMDAEYRELLKSAFADIANIGGRWGGSISAAKFLEEFVEGKPWVHLDIAGVAWLEDAKPWMAKGPTGFPVRTLVELARSWAARS; from the coding sequence ATGGAATTCACGCTCACCACTACCTGCAGCCGCGAAATCGAAACTCCGGCATTCGCCATGCTCTGCTTCAGCGACGAGCCGCCCTCGGAAGAAACCGCCGGCGGCGTGCTGAAGGAGATGTATGACAGCGGCGAATTCACCGGCAAGGCGAACGAAACCGCTGTCGTGCACCGCCCGGACGGCATGAAGGCGCAGCGGCTGCTCCTCGTCGGATGCGGCGAAAAGGCGAAGTTCACCGCTTCGCAGATGCGCACCGCCGGCGGCGTCATGGCGCGCGCGCTGCAGGCGCGCTCCATCCAGCAGGCAGCCATCCGGCTGAAGCGCCTCACGAACGAGCCGCCCATGCTCCGCGCCCTCGTCGAAGGGCTGATCACCGGCGGCTTCGAGCCCGACCAGTACAAGACCGAGAAGAAGAACGGCGGCAAACTCCTCGAGCGCGTCGAAATCTCCTGCATCGAAATCACTCCGGAGCTGGAGCAGGCTCTGGAAACCGCGCGCATCGTCGGCGAAGCCCAGAACTGGACCCGCGCCCTGGTCAATGAACCCGGCAACGTCCTGACGCCGCGCGTCATGGCAGAGCGCGCCCGCGCCATGGCTGCGGAATGCGGGCTGGAGTGCGAAATCCTCGACGAGCCCCGCATGCGCCAGCTCGGCTTCAACACGCTGCTCGGCGTCGCCCAGGGCTCGGCCGAGCCGCCCGTGATGATCGTGCTCCGCTACACGCCGGAGCAGGCGGCTGGCGCGGATCATTTGGCGCTGGTCGGCAAAGGCGTCACGTTCGACACCGGCGGCATCTCCATCAAGCCCAGCGACGGCATGGAAAAGATGAAGTACGACATGGCCGGCGCGGCGGCGGTGCTCGGCGCCATGCGCGCGCTCGCGCGGCTGAAGCCGCCCGTCAGGGTCACCGCCCTGGCGCCGTGCGTGGAAAACATGCCCGGCTCGAAGGCCCAGCGGCCCGGCGATATCGTCAAAACATTTCAGGGCAAGACTGTCGAGGTCCTGAACACGGACGCCGAAGGCCGCCTCATCCTGGCCGACGCCCTCACTTACGCCGCGCGCGAAGGCTGCACGCACCTGGTCGACGCCGCCACGCTCACCGGCGCCATTGCGGTGGCGCTCGGCCATCTCTACGCCGGCGCGTTCTCCAACGACGAAGCCTGGCAGCAGCGCGTGCTGGAAGCCGCAAAGTCCGCGGGCGAACGCATCTGGCCGTTCCCGATGGACGCCGAATACCGGGAGCTGCTGAAGTCCGCCTTCGCCGACATCGCCAACATCGGCGGCCGCTGGGGCGGCTCCATCTCCGCGGCGAAATTCCTGGAAGAGTTCGTGGAAGGCAAGCCCTGGGTTCATCTCGACATCGCCGGCGTGGCGTGGCTCGAAGACGCCAAACCCTGGATGGCCAAGGGGCCGACGGGCTTCCCCGTCCGCACGCTCGTGGAACTGGCCCGAAGCTGGGCAGCCCGCTCCTGA
- a CDS encoding SsrA-binding protein, whose protein sequence is MAETKPAVKIVAENRKAWHDYHVLERLEAGLVLTGTEIKSARQGKVQLRDSYADVIDGEAWLLNSHFSPYSHGNIWNHDPTKKRKLLLHRAEIDKLASKIREKGLTLIPLKMYLKNGRLKCELGVCKGKKLHDRREAEQARERDMEARKAMSLKNAKRLRD, encoded by the coding sequence TTGGCGGAGACGAAACCGGCTGTCAAAATCGTGGCCGAAAACCGCAAGGCGTGGCACGACTACCACGTGCTCGAGCGCCTTGAGGCGGGGCTTGTTCTCACGGGCACCGAGATCAAGTCCGCCCGCCAGGGCAAGGTGCAGCTGCGCGACAGCTACGCCGACGTCATCGATGGCGAGGCATGGCTGCTGAATTCGCACTTCAGCCCCTACTCCCACGGCAACATCTGGAACCACGATCCCACCAAGAAGCGCAAGCTCCTGCTGCACCGGGCGGAGATCGACAAGCTCGCCTCGAAGATCCGCGAGAAGGGGCTCACGCTGATTCCGCTGAAAATGTATCTGAAAAACGGACGCCTGAAGTGCGAGCTGGGCGTCTGCAAGGGCAAAAAGCTCCATGACAGGCGCGAAGCCGAACAGGCGCGCGAGCGCGACATGGAAGCCCGCAAGGCGATGAGCCTGAAAAACGCAAAGAGACTCCGGGACTGA
- the oxpG gene encoding type II secretion system pseudopilin OxpG has product MARRIPSGKRLLGFTLIELMIVMAVIAVLVSVAVPMYQKSVIRARETVLRQNLFTLRTVIDEYTYDKAKAPQSLEDLVREGYLRQIPIDPMTGQADWEVIMEDAVTSVNQTEPGIFDVRSRSTARSLEGTPYNEW; this is encoded by the coding sequence ATGGCACGCCGTATTCCGAGTGGTAAGCGCCTGCTGGGCTTCACGCTGATCGAGCTGATGATCGTCATGGCGGTCATCGCCGTGCTCGTGTCCGTGGCCGTGCCGATGTATCAGAAGTCCGTGATCCGCGCCCGCGAGACCGTGCTGCGGCAGAATCTCTTCACGCTGCGCACGGTGATCGACGAGTACACCTACGACAAGGCGAAGGCGCCGCAGTCGCTGGAAGACCTGGTGCGCGAGGGCTACCTGCGCCAGATTCCCATCGACCCCATGACCGGGCAGGCGGACTGGGAGGTCATCATGGAGGACGCTGTCACCAGCGTCAACCAGACCGAACCCGGCATCTTCGACGTGCGCTCCCGCTCGACCGCCCGTTCTCTCGAAGGCACCCCTTACAACGAGTGGTGA
- a CDS encoding copper-translocating P-type ATPase translates to MNQPAEATITIPVRGMTCAACQAHVQKTLSAVPGVRQASVNLLLHNATVVYDAACVSPADLVEAVNDSGYESELPPPSRSIAEEQRRHDEDELAEYRRLRLRAAVALACGAAAMATMPWHHEPWARPWLIALSVLVMAWAGRRFYTKAWAALRHKTADMNTLVALGTGAAFLYSLASPHEPYFESVIFIIAFVLAGNALEARARRKTSEALAALARLEPETARVLRNGEETEIPVSELHAGDLVVSRPGERIAADGVVIEGASSVDESMLTGEPLPVEKAPGSRVSGGTLNVEGRLVYRATAVGGETELERILRLLRDAQASKAPIQRMADRVAAVFVPVVAAIAALSYFITGSFPAAVAVLIVACPCAMGLAVPAAVLAATGRAAQAGILFRNGEALERLSKADTVVFDKTGTLTEGRPEVRAFLPAPDADAAEALRLAAAVEQASEHPLARAVVRYAALPLPPVAGFRALPGRGAEGAVESRAVLIGRRDLLAERGVELPPQETRAAGETELWLAIDGRFAGVFLLADTLRADARVTVEELRRMGLRVAMLTGDAEPAARAIARQAGIDEVEAGVLPEGKLAFIEKLKREGAQVAMVGDGINDAPALAAAGAGIAMAAGADVAAASSDVTLVRAQLRLVPAALLLARRAVRVMRQNLFWAFVYNVIMIPVAAAGHLNPILAAAAMSLSSVSVVTNSLRLARFRRD, encoded by the coding sequence GTGAACCAGCCGGCAGAAGCCACCATCACGATCCCCGTGCGGGGCATGACGTGCGCCGCCTGCCAGGCGCATGTGCAGAAGACCCTCTCCGCCGTGCCGGGCGTGCGTCAGGCGAGCGTCAATCTGCTTCTGCACAACGCCACGGTCGTCTACGACGCCGCGTGCGTGTCCCCGGCGGATCTGGTGGAGGCGGTCAACGATTCCGGCTACGAATCTGAATTGCCGCCGCCTTCCCGCTCCATCGCCGAAGAGCAGCGGCGGCATGACGAAGATGAACTGGCCGAGTACCGCCGCCTGCGCCTGCGCGCGGCGGTGGCGCTGGCCTGCGGCGCGGCGGCCATGGCCACGATGCCCTGGCACCACGAACCGTGGGCGCGCCCGTGGCTGATCGCGCTCAGCGTGCTCGTCATGGCCTGGGCGGGGCGCCGGTTCTACACGAAGGCATGGGCGGCGCTGCGCCACAAAACGGCCGACATGAACACGCTGGTGGCGCTGGGCACGGGCGCGGCGTTTCTCTACTCGCTCGCTTCGCCTCACGAGCCTTACTTCGAATCCGTCATCTTCATCATCGCCTTCGTGCTGGCGGGCAACGCGCTGGAAGCGCGCGCGCGGCGGAAGACATCGGAAGCCCTGGCCGCTCTGGCGCGGCTCGAGCCGGAGACCGCCCGCGTACTGCGCAATGGCGAAGAGACAGAGATCCCTGTGAGTGAGCTGCACGCGGGCGATCTCGTCGTCTCGCGCCCCGGAGAGCGCATCGCCGCCGATGGCGTCGTCATCGAGGGCGCATCCAGCGTGGACGAATCGATGCTCACCGGAGAGCCTCTGCCCGTGGAGAAGGCGCCCGGCTCGCGCGTCTCCGGCGGCACGCTGAACGTCGAAGGCCGGCTCGTGTATCGCGCCACCGCCGTGGGCGGCGAGACCGAACTGGAACGCATCCTCCGCCTGCTGCGCGACGCACAGGCGTCCAAGGCGCCCATCCAGCGCATGGCGGACCGCGTGGCTGCCGTGTTTGTGCCGGTGGTGGCGGCCATCGCCGCGCTGTCGTATTTCATCACCGGTTCATTTCCCGCAGCCGTAGCCGTGCTGATCGTCGCCTGTCCTTGCGCCATGGGGCTTGCCGTGCCGGCAGCCGTGCTCGCCGCCACCGGGCGCGCCGCGCAGGCGGGCATCCTGTTCCGCAATGGAGAGGCGCTGGAACGGCTCTCAAAGGCCGACACGGTCGTGTTCGACAAGACCGGCACGCTGACGGAAGGGCGCCCCGAGGTGCGCGCATTCCTGCCCGCGCCGGACGCCGATGCCGCGGAGGCCCTGCGGCTGGCGGCTGCCGTTGAACAGGCGAGCGAACATCCCCTGGCACGCGCCGTGGTTCGGTATGCAGCCCTGCCGCTGCCGCCGGTGGCCGGATTCCGGGCGCTGCCCGGACGCGGCGCGGAGGGCGCCGTCGAGTCCCGCGCAGTGCTGATCGGCAGGCGCGATCTGCTGGCGGAACGCGGCGTCGAACTGCCGCCTCAGGAAACCCGCGCCGCCGGCGAAACCGAGCTCTGGCTCGCCATCGACGGGCGCTTCGCCGGCGTGTTTCTGCTCGCGGACACGCTGCGCGCCGATGCGCGCGTGACGGTGGAGGAACTCCGGCGCATGGGGCTGCGCGTGGCCATGCTCACCGGCGACGCCGAGCCCGCTGCGCGCGCCATCGCGAGGCAGGCGGGGATCGATGAGGTGGAAGCGGGCGTGTTGCCGGAGGGAAAACTCGCCTTCATCGAGAAGCTGAAGCGCGAAGGCGCGCAGGTGGCCATGGTCGGCGACGGCATCAACGATGCTCCGGCGCTGGCTGCGGCGGGCGCGGGCATCGCCATGGCCGCCGGTGCGGATGTCGCCGCCGCGTCCAGCGATGTCACGCTCGTCCGGGCTCAGCTCCGGCTTGTGCCTGCGGCTCTGCTGCTGGCGCGGCGCGCCGTGCGCGTGATGCGGCAGAACCTGTTCTGGGCGTTCGTCTACAACGTGATCATGATCCCCGTGGCCGCCGCGGGCCATCTGAATCCGATCCTCGCCGCCGCGGCAATGAGCCTGAGCTCCGTGTCAGTAGTGACCAACAGCCTGCGCCTGGCGCGATTCCGGCGCGACTGA
- a CDS encoding endoribonuclease, whose translation MADIQRIFPPESPAPRGPYSPAVVAGDFIFVSGQGPIDPATNQMSYGDIRHETRVTLTNVMRILAAAGASASDVVKCNVYLRDGNDFAAMNEVYREFFGDQRPARTTVAVAFADPLMKVEIDCIAYRPR comes from the coding sequence ATGGCAGACATCCAGCGCATCTTTCCGCCTGAATCGCCGGCGCCGCGGGGGCCCTATTCGCCCGCCGTCGTGGCCGGCGATTTCATCTTCGTGTCCGGCCAGGGGCCCATCGATCCGGCAACCAACCAGATGTCCTACGGCGACATCCGGCACGAGACAAGAGTCACGTTGACCAACGTGATGCGCATTCTTGCCGCAGCAGGGGCTTCCGCCAGCGACGTGGTGAAGTGCAACGTGTACCTGCGCGACGGCAACGACTTCGCGGCGATGAACGAGGTCTACCGCGAATTCTTCGGCGATCAGCGCCCGGCGCGCACCACCGTGGCGGTGGCCTTCGCCGACCCGTTGATGAAGGTCGAGATCGACTGCATCGCGTACAGGCCGCGGTGA